In the genome of Pseudanabaena mucicola str. Chao 1806, the window CCAAAAAGACTTTACCTTCAAGATGATCATACTCATGCTGAAAGATACGGGCTACAAAATCAGTGAGCTTAGTAACTTGGCGATCACCTTGACGATCTAAATATTCCAACTCTATTTCTCGATAACGAGGGACAAGCCCACGAATCATCGGCACGGACAGGCAACCTTCCCATCCTTTATCTATTTCTAAAGAATAGGAAATAATTTTAGGATTAATCATGGCAGTTGGTTCCATTTGAGGCGCACTGGGATAGCGCTGATTGGGATGAGATGCAATGATGATCAATTGCAGTGATCGCCCAACTTGCGGAGCTGCTAAACCCACTCCTTTACTCTCTTTGAGCGTGAATAGCATCTCATCAATTAATTGCTGAATTTCACGATCATGGACATTTGCGATCGGTTGAGCAATTTCCCGTAGTGCTGGATTGCCAAGTTGGTAAATTGTCAACTTTTTGGTAAATATTTTGTCAAGTGATGGAATTAACATATGCTTGTCTGGACTTGTTGTGGCTAATTTAGAAGTTAAGTTTTAGGATTAGCTTCATAGGCTAAAATATCGATCAAAGCATCAGCTTCAGCAACGGCTAGACGTGCTTTTTGATACTCATCCTCAAACTTTGCATTGGCGGCGGTATATCCTTGCATAATCAAAATTGCAAAATATTCGCGCTTGGTTAGCCCTTCAACCAAACTATCCGCATCACGGTTATAACTTACAGGAAATGCGCTATCAGTACGTCTAGTCGCCATATATTGTTTTCCTAACAAAATATCAAGGCATATTTTAGCACCAAGACAGCCGAGCAAAGTAATTATGGAAGTGCAGTAAAATAAGGAATTGATTTTGGTGGCTAAGCTGTCAAAATCGATTCCTTATCTTTATTCAGTTGCGGTTTAATACCTATATGAGTGAGTCGTCAATCTTACAAACTATCACCGCAACCGCCCTGATCGGAACCCAGAGGCAAGCATTTACAGCCATTAGCACCAATGGGAATCTGGGGCAGCTACTAGCGAATGTTGATACTAGCAATCAAGAATCTGCATTGCTAAGTACTGTTGCGATCGTCACGATGTATCAACAAGCAGGACAATTACCAATCACCAATCACCAATTACCAATTACCCAACCCTGCGAATTAGAGGATCTACCCCATTGTAGCAATCAGACTAGTTACTATCTTTCTTTAATGCTCAGTGGTGTACATCAGCAATTATTGCCAGAACTACTGGATCGATTAGCCAATCTTGGACTCAGAGTTCATGAAACTAGCTTACCGAGCTTGCTGGATCTAGGCAAAAGGCAAGCGGATCTGCGTGAGTCGATCTCTAAGGGATTGGGTAAGCGTGGACAATGGTTGGCGGTGCAAAATCCTGAATGGAATTATGTGGCGACTGAGGATGAATCGGTATGGGAGACAGGTAGTAATGCGGCGAGGTTAATGTGGCTGACAAAATTACGTCTTCAAGAACCAAATCAAGCAAGGCAATTGCTAGAGTCCACATGGAAGCAGGAAAGTGCTAGCGATCGCGCGGCTTTTTTGAAAGTTCTTGGAAATGGATTAAGTATGGCGGATGAGCCTTTTTTGGAAGCATTGCTTGATGATCGCAGTAAAGAAGTGCGGCGCGTTACTGTGGATTTACTGACTTGTCTGCCTGAGTCGAGATTTTGTCAAAGAGCAATCACCAGAGTTCAGGATTTAGTCAAATTACAACGTGAAGGGAATCAGTCATATTTTTTGATTGATTTGCCTGAAACGCATACACCTGAGATGCTGAGAGATGGAATTGAGCCAAAAAGTAGTGATGTTCAAATAGGCGATCGCGCTTCGTGGTTATTGAAGATACTGGCATCAACACCGTTATCTTTTTGGTCTCAGCATTTCACCATGTCAATAGAGGATTTAGTGAAGGTGGCTAATCATTCAAATAACGATCACTTAATCCTCCAAGGATGGATTGCTGCGGCTCAGTTGACAGGGAATTTAGTTTGGTTGCAAGCTCTCGTCGAGTCTAGCGAACCAGAATTAGTTAATCGCATTGCTGGACAGCCTTTAGCCGATAGTCTCATCTCTCATCTTATTTTAGATGCTCCACAACAAGCTGCAACAATTCATTTGCTCAGAAATTCTGATTTAGCTTTTAGCAATCTTTTTATGTCGATTCTTTTTAGGAATAAAAAGATCTGGGATGAACAAGTAAGTGCGATCATTCTTGAAGTAATTATTTCTACTCTAGATCGATTTATTACAACTACTCGATTAATAAGTAATTATTGGGTTATCAGTGAATTTATTCGTGACGTGGGAAAATATATATTTCCATCATTAATTCCTGTGGCTAAGGAGCAAGCGATTGCTGTTAGTCAAAGGTTACAGAACCTTACTCTCGATTCTGAAAATAAAAGTGAATATAGGGAATTAGAGTATATGAAAACAACATTACATAAATCCATCAAGCAATTTGTCGATTTATTGCAAATCAGACTGGAAATGTTGGATTCAATCGTCCCTGCAACCATTTAAGCGTTGTCTAGATCCCCGACAAATAGGGATTCGCGTTAAGATCAAAAACAGCTACCAGAGAATCAAACCGCCAATGTCCTCCCGATCAGCCCCCTTTTTACGTATTTATACTTACTGGCAAAAGTTTCTACCTTGGCTCGAATCCTGCGCGATCGCAGCTTGGGGAATCACCCTAACTAAACTCTGGCTCTTTGAACAGCTATATCTCTTAATCCACCCTAACTACATTCCACTTACAGTGATCGCAGGATTAGGGCTACTTTTTGTCGGTGGGGCAGAGGCTTGGCGAGTTGCTAAACGTCGGCGTAGCTATACCAGCAACCAGCAACACGTTAATCTCATCAAGCCATCCTTGAGTAGCAGTTTGCTTTTAATAGTGGCAGTTATTGCCCTATTCATCAATCCTCGCCCCTTTACTAGCGAAAAGGCGATTCATCGTGGCGTAATTGAAAATATTGCCGATGCTCGGACTATTCCAAAATCATTTCGTGCAAGTAACCGTCCTGAAGAACGCACACTTGTGGAATGGGTACGCACGATTAGTGCCTATCCTGAACCTGATGCTTACAAGGGTCAGAAAGTTAAAATTTCGGGTTTTGTTGTGCATTCTCCCGATCAGCCTGATAATATGATTTTGCTGACGAGATTCGTGATTACTTGTTGCGCTGCTGATGTTTATCCTGTAAGTTTACCTGTCAAGATTGCTGAAAGTCGTTCCAGTTATCCACCTGATCGCTGGTTGCAAATAGAAGGTCAAGTGGACGTAGAGACTACTAATGGTAAGCGCCAAGTTGTAATTGTGGCAAGGAATATTACAGCGATCGCTGAACCCAAGAATCCATATGATTACTAAGTAGCTCAACTTAATTAAAACCCAAACCGAGAGTTTTGTTCCGCCCGCATAGCGGGCGGAACAAAACTCTCGGTTTTTAGTTTACTTATGTCTAGCTACTTAAATAATTACTAAACAAGAGAAGTAGAATAAAATACCACTTCTCTTGTTATCCCTAGCATATTGGTAATTGTAAATGAGAAGGATATTCCATCCCATAAAAAATTTGTTGTATTGCTTCGACAAAATCACTTATAGTTGCTTCTGATGGCAGCTTTTTTGTATTGGAATGTCGCTCAATGATCGGGAAAGCAGAACTGGAAATAGCAATACCAATCCGATGTCCTTTGGCAAAATTTTGGCAAGTAGGACGAAGATCAATGAGATATTTATTAACTACGTCAGATTCAATCCATTCAGGCTCAGTCCATGAATTACGGAATTTTGTCCTTAAAACTCCCATTGAGACCAGCATTTGCCTACCATCGGGATATATATCTAAAAGCTTAATCACCCAATCAGTATCTGGAGCAGTAGTTGCGGCGTAGAGGATAAATTGGGGAATACCTGCGATCGCTAAATCTTCGTCAAGTTCATCGCTTTGATAAACCATAACATCCCAACGTTGATGGACATTGCGCTGATCGTAAAATCCATAATTTGTAGAGGGATTAGGATTGCGAGGATCGTAGACGTAGATGTCGGGTAATTGGTGATTGTTAATTGGTGATTGGGGGGTTAATTGTTTGTTGGAGGCAAGGTAGAGGTTTTGGATGATTGAGGATTGGGGGAATTCTGGGAGATCGAGCCAGTGATTTTTACCCATTAAGAAAAGTTGAATGGGAGAGCGATCGCTAATGCCGTTATCAATTTCTTTGAGCCAGAAATCAAACCAGTCTATTTGTAATTGATCGATTTTAGAAACGGCATTTTCACCAAAATCAAGCTCACCAACTTTTGGCAACCAAGGCAAATGCTGCCAAGGCGCGACTATCAAATGTTGCGGCTTTTTAGTTGCGGATTTAGCTTGATGATAGGTATTAATCGTCGCCTCGATAAAAATATCTGCCCATCCTGCAATATGTAATGCTGGCAAGTCATAGCGATCGAAATAACTGAGAGGATTCAACTTTTGCCAATATTCATCATTAGCTTGCTGATTTCCAATCCAATCAAAAAAGAATTTTCCAAAATCACCAAAATCTGGATTCTTAAACAGGGCAATTTCGCTTAATGGCGCAGATTCTAACCATCTGGCAGATTGTTTTTGAGCTTCAAAAAGTTTTGTAGCTTGTGGTTCCTGTTTTAAGTACCATGCCCGATTTTGAGCAAGTTGCAACGCCCAATTGATGTCAAAATCTAGGCAAACTGCACCACCAAAATAGAACCAACCATGATATAAATCAGCCGTTGCCATACTTGGGCAAATGGTAACTAGTCCTTCGGGTTGCTGGACTGCGGCTTGAAACTGAGTCACGCCTTGATAGGAAAATCCATACATCCCTATCCTCCCATTACTGCCATCCAATTTCTTCGCGCACCATTCCACTGTATCAAATCCATCTTCATATTCATTGCGAAATGGATAGAACTCTCCATCAGAAGTACCGCAACCGCGCACATCTTGGATTACGACAATATAGCCTTGATGGGCATACCAACTGGGATGAGCATAGGTGCAAGTTGAAGCGATCGCCCGACCATAGGGCAAACGCATTAATAATACTGGTAAAGGCGTATTGACACCCTTGGGGCGATAAATATCGGCAGTTAAGTTACAGCGATCGCGCATCGGGATTTTTACCTGACGCTGTACATCAACTTTGAAATGGAAAGAAGTTAATTTAGGAGGCATGAATATTTAGTTCTGCTTATTAAGCCTGCTTAGTCCTGCCAATCAGGAAAAACTTTTCTAATTTCAATGAGCAGATCGTCAAGTTCTTCTAAAGCTTGGATTACATCAATACTCAAAGTACCCAAATTATCCTTGAGAGATAGTTGTACTAAGAGTTCGCGCTTAATGGTGATCGCGGCAAATCGTTCTTTTAATTTTTCAGGAGTAGACATAAATTAGAGTTAAATACAGCCTATTGAGGTTTTGAGTAGTACAGAAATATTTTTGAAAGTGCCGCTTCGTAGCACTTTCAAAAATATTTCTGGGTTTTAAATAAGCGCAAAGCGCTGTATTTATCATCGTAAAGGTTTTAAGTTTTAAATTTGCCGTAGGCAAAATTAAAACCGCTATAAGCTGATCATACTTGAAAAATTAGTTGCTTAATAGCGCTTGTTGCCCAAGCGGCTTCAAAATTTGTAGGACATCATACAAAGCACTACCACGTTTAAATTGTTAAAATACATCTGATAATGCATATTGAGGATTGTCAAGTCTCATCACCTTTATAAATTGCGTATGGTCGCTGCTGATAATCATTTCAAATACAGCCTTTTCGGCATAAAGTGCAGCCATCTTGTATTGTGGTTTTCAAATGAGTTCGTATTCATTTGAAGATAAAAAACAGTCCTAGCATGGGTTTTGAGTTTTCATTTTGCCTACGGCAAAATGAAAACTGCAATAAGTGAGAATTTATGGTAAAGCCTCCAATACATTAAATTCCTCAAGTCTAGCTTCAATTACCCCAATCCAGAATTTATCCTGTATCACTAAAATATCAGTCTGTCCTTTAGTAATTTCGCCATACTCTTCTTCTTCAATTTCGATAGACTCTTCAGCTTTAAGTAGCTCAACTTAATTAAAACCCCAAACCGAGAGTTTTGTTCCGCCCGCTACGCGGGCGGAACAAAACTCTCGGTTTGGAGTTTACTTATGTCTAGCTGCTTAACTACAAAAAGAGGTGCATAAATTCTTGTAAGTTCTAATAGTAGTGATAAGACCACTATTTTGGTCTCTATTTATAATATCGGATATTTGGATAGATAGAAATAATAGCTTTTTACTTCATCTAATATATGATGATCGTGATCGCTAATTTTAGACAAATCTTCACTTCATTCCTAGAAGAATTTCTTGTCTTGTGTAAATTGCAAATTAAATCCTTTTTTAACTTCATAAAGATTTAATTTTGAAGCGTAGAGAGTCTGCACTATGATATTTCTGCATCTTATCTCAATTGTAGAAATAGATTAGGAATAGTCTTACTCTTAATTCAGGATTTTTCAAAACTGCGATCAATTATGCTTTAGTAGTGATATCAGTAATTATTCGTTTGTTGGTTCTTAGCTGTTACATTAACAAATAAGCGATCGCTAAATCTAATCTCCTTATTTAAATGACTCCGTAAGGCATGATCCCAAAGAAATTGCTAAAAGATTACAAACAATTGCCCCTCTTTCTGGGATTAGATGCAAGTATAGTCATTATGTCAATCTGTCCTAATTCTCAAAACATTCGCTAGGACGCTCCCATTGATTTAAATTCACTTTGTAGGAGCAGCACGATAGGGCAAAATCATCATGAAAATAAACAATAAACTAATTTCCATCGTCGTTATCATTGGATTGGTCATTGCTACTAGTATTTGGTATGGTCGCGACAATGGTTTGCTTCCAGTTGCCGCAGGCGATGAAGCTAAACTATATGACGGCTTATTCAACACGATCCTTGCGATCGCAGTTGGATTTTTCCTCATCGTTGAGGGAGTCCTGCTATATTCGATCATAAAATTTCGGAAGCGCAAAGGCGATGAAACTGATGGTCCTGCAATTCACGAAAACTTACCTCTCGAAATAGCTTGGACAGCAATTCCCACGATAATTGTTATGTGGGTAGCTATTTACAGTTTCGATGTCTATACCGCTATGCAGGGTACTCAAGATTTAGGCAGCATGGCTCACGGTGGAATGATCCATACAGTCGCGCATCATACCGCCAATCATGAAAGTGGGGGGATACATATTCCTAAAGCAACAATAGCCTCCTCAAATTCTTTAAATAATGAGGGAAACGATGGCATGATGATGGCAGGTGTAATCCCTTCAGAAGATACTGATGTTATATCAATTAACGTTAGTGCTATGCAGTTTGCATGGATTTTTAACTACACCGATGAAATTGCTACTGCGGAACTACATGTTCCAGTCGGCAAAAAAATTCGCCTCAATATGAATGCTGTTGATGTCCTCCACGCATTTTGGGTTCCTCAACTACGCATCAAACAGGATGTCATTCCCGGACGTGAAACCTATCTAGAATTTACTCCTCGAGTCGTTGGCGAATATCCAGTCGTCTGTGCTGAGTTGTGCGGATCCTATCACGGTGGTATGCGTACCACGATGGTAATCGATACTCCTGAAGACTATGCCAAGTGGCTCAAAGAACAGCAAGAAATCGCTAGCAATAACCCTGAAGAGATCGTTGCCTCAAGACCCGCTTCGCAAATGACAGAGCAAGAATATCTTGCAGGCAAGGTCGCACTAATGGGCATGACAAGTAAAAAATAAAAATAAAAAGGCAAAAGTAATAAAGCTAAGAGCCAAAAGCTAATCCAAAAACCCCAATTACCTATTTCCTATTCCTCTATGACTCAAACTCTTACTCCAACTCAAAGTTCGAGCGCAGGGGCTGAACCCCAAAAGACTCCTTGGTGGGAGTTCTTTACCTTTAGCGTCGATCACAAAGTAATTGGAATTCAATATCTCGTTACTTCATTCATGTTTTATTTGATTGGTGGGGCGCTTGCCTCGGCGGTGCGCGTGGAACTTGCGACACCTGACTCCGATCTCGTTGATCCCGCTTTTTACAACAGCCTGTTTACGATGCATGGTACGGTGATGATCTTTTTGTGGATCGTGCCTGCGGTGACGGGCGGTTTTGGCAATTATCTTGTTCCTCTAATGATTGGGGCGCGTGATATGGCTTTCCCTCGTCTGAATGCGATCGCCTTTTGGTTGACGATCCCCGCAGGACTCTTGCTAATGTCGAGCTTCTTTGTGGGACCCGCATCCACAGGTTGGACAGCTTATCCCCCCTTAAGCATTTTGACCAATGAGCATGTTGGGCAAGTGATTTGGATCCTCAGTATCATTCTGATTGGTACTTCATCAATTTTGGCAGCAGTGAATTTCATTGTCACCATTTGGTCAATGCGTATGAAAGGCATGGATTTGTTCAGTATGCCCCTTTTCTGTTGGGCAATGATGGCAACCTCTGTCTTAGCTCTCCTA includes:
- a CDS encoding cytochrome c oxidase subunit II; protein product: MKINNKLISIVVIIGLVIATSIWYGRDNGLLPVAAGDEAKLYDGLFNTILAIAVGFFLIVEGVLLYSIIKFRKRKGDETDGPAIHENLPLEIAWTAIPTIIVMWVAIYSFDVYTAMQGTQDLGSMAHGGMIHTVAHHTANHESGGIHIPKATIASSNSLNNEGNDGMMMAGVIPSEDTDVISINVSAMQFAWIFNYTDEIATAELHVPVGKKIRLNMNAVDVLHAFWVPQLRIKQDVIPGRETYLEFTPRVVGEYPVVCAELCGSYHGGMRTTMVIDTPEDYAKWLKEQQEIASNNPEEIVASRPASQMTEQEYLAGKVALMGMTSKK
- a CDS encoding DUF5691 domain-containing protein; this encodes MSESSILQTITATALIGTQRQAFTAISTNGNLGQLLANVDTSNQESALLSTVAIVTMYQQAGQLPITNHQLPITQPCELEDLPHCSNQTSYYLSLMLSGVHQQLLPELLDRLANLGLRVHETSLPSLLDLGKRQADLRESISKGLGKRGQWLAVQNPEWNYVATEDESVWETGSNAARLMWLTKLRLQEPNQARQLLESTWKQESASDRAAFLKVLGNGLSMADEPFLEALLDDRSKEVRRVTVDLLTCLPESRFCQRAITRVQDLVKLQREGNQSYFLIDLPETHTPEMLRDGIEPKSSDVQIGDRASWLLKILASTPLSFWSQHFTMSIEDLVKVANHSNNDHLILQGWIAAAQLTGNLVWLQALVESSEPELVNRIAGQPLADSLISHLILDAPQQAATIHLLRNSDLAFSNLFMSILFRNKKIWDEQVSAIILEVIISTLDRFITTTRLISNYWVISEFIRDVGKYIFPSLIPVAKEQAIAVSQRLQNLTLDSENKSEYRELEYMKTTLHKSIKQFVDLLQIRLEMLDSIVPATI
- the def gene encoding peptide deformylase, with the protein product MLIPSLDKIFTKKLTIYQLGNPALREIAQPIANVHDREIQQLIDEMLFTLKESKGVGLAAPQVGRSLQLIIIASHPNQRYPSAPQMEPTAMINPKIISYSLEIDKGWEGCLSVPMIRGLVPRYREIELEYLDRQGDRQVTKLTDFVARIFQHEYDHLEGKVFLDRVETNLDLVTEAEYHKISK
- a CDS encoding TIGR03943 family putative permease subunit; this translates as MSSRSAPFLRIYTYWQKFLPWLESCAIAAWGITLTKLWLFEQLYLLIHPNYIPLTVIAGLGLLFVGGAEAWRVAKRRRSYTSNQQHVNLIKPSLSSSLLLIVAVIALFINPRPFTSEKAIHRGVIENIADARTIPKSFRASNRPEERTLVEWVRTISAYPEPDAYKGQKVKISGFVVHSPDQPDNMILLTRFVITCCAADVYPVSLPVKIAESRSSYPPDRWLQIEGQVDVETTNGKRQVVIVARNITAIAEPKNPYDY
- a CDS encoding CocE/NonD family hydrolase, producing the protein MPPKLTSFHFKVDVQRQVKIPMRDRCNLTADIYRPKGVNTPLPVLLMRLPYGRAIASTCTYAHPSWYAHQGYIVVIQDVRGCGTSDGEFYPFRNEYEDGFDTVEWCAKKLDGSNGRIGMYGFSYQGVTQFQAAVQQPEGLVTICPSMATADLYHGWFYFGGAVCLDFDINWALQLAQNRAWYLKQEPQATKLFEAQKQSARWLESAPLSEIALFKNPDFGDFGKFFFDWIGNQQANDEYWQKLNPLSYFDRYDLPALHIAGWADIFIEATINTYHQAKSATKKPQHLIVAPWQHLPWLPKVGELDFGENAVSKIDQLQIDWFDFWLKEIDNGISDRSPIQLFLMGKNHWLDLPEFPQSSIIQNLYLASNKQLTPQSPINNHQLPDIYVYDPRNPNPSTNYGFYDQRNVHQRWDVMVYQSDELDEDLAIAGIPQFILYAATTAPDTDWVIKLLDIYPDGRQMLVSMGVLRTKFRNSWTEPEWIESDVVNKYLIDLRPTCQNFAKGHRIGIAISSSAFPIIERHSNTKKLPSEATISDFVEAIQQIFYGMEYPSHLQLPIC